One window of the Trifolium pratense cultivar HEN17-A07 linkage group LG2, ARS_RC_1.1, whole genome shotgun sequence genome contains the following:
- the LOC123906009 gene encoding chalcone synthase 6, translating into MVSVSEIRKAQRAEGPATILAIGTANPPNKVDQSTYPDFYFKITNSEHKAELKEKFQRMCDKSMIKSRYMYLTEEILKENPSLCEYMAPSLDARQDMVVVEVPRLGKEAAVKAIKEWGQPKSKITHLIFCTTSGVDMPGADYQLTKLLGLRPYVKRYMMYQQGCFAGGTVLRLAKDLAENNKGARVLVVCSEVTAVTFRGPSDTHLDSLVGQALFGDGAAALIVGSDPVPEIEKPIFEMVWTAQTIAPDSEGAIDGHLREAGLTFHLLKDVPGIVSKNIDKALVEAFQPLNISDYNSIFWIAHPGGPAILDQVEQKLALKPEKMKATRDVLSEYGNMSSACVLFILDEMRKKSAQNGLKTTGEGLDWGVLFGFGPGLTIETVVLHSVAI; encoded by the exons ATGGTTAGTGTTTCTGAAATTCGTAAGGCTCAAAGGGCTGAAGGCCCTGCTACCATTTTGGCCATTGGTACTGCTAATCCACCTAACAAGGTTGATCAGAGCACATATCCTGATTTTTACTTCAAAATCACTAACAGTGAGCATAAGGCTGAGCTCAAAGAGAAATTTCAACGCATGT GTGACAAATCTATGATCAAGAGCAGATACATGTATCTAACAGAAgagattttgaaagaaaatcctaGTCTTTGTGAGTACATGGCACCTTCATTGGACGCTAGGCAAGATATGGTTGTGGTAGAGGTACCTAGACTAGGGAAGGAGGCTGCAGTGAAGGCTATTAAAGAATGGGGTCAACCAAAATCAAAGATTACTCATTTGATCTTTTGCACTACAAGTGGTGTAGATATGCCTGGTGCCGATTACCAGCTCACAAAACTCTTGGGTCTTCGCCCGTATGTGAAGAGGTATATGATGTACCAACAAGGATGTTTTGCAGGTGGGACGGTGCTTCGTTTGGCCAAGGATTTGGCTGAGAACAACAAAGGTGCTCGTGTGTTGGTTGTTTGTTCTGAAGTAACCGCAGTTACATTCCGTGGCCCTAGTGACACTCACTTGGACAGTCTTGTTGGACAAGCACTATTCGGAGATGGAGCTGCTGCACTTATCGTTGGTTCTGATCCAGTGCCAGAAATTGAAAAACCTATATTTGAGATGGTTTGGACCGCACAAACAATTGCTCCAGACAGTGAAGGTGCCATTGACGGTCATCTTCGTGAAGCTGGACTAACATTTCATCTTCTTAAGGATGTTCCTGGGATTGTCTCAAAGAATATTGATAAAGCATTGGTTGAGGCATTCCAACCATTAAACATCTCTGATTACAACTCAATCTTTTGGATTGCACACCCGGGTGGTCCTGCAATTCTAGACCAAGTAGAGCAAAAGTTAGCCTTGAAGCCTGAAAAGATGAAGGCTACTAGAGATGTACTTAGTGAATATGGTAACATGTCAAGTGCTTGTGTATTGTTCATCTTAGATGAGATGAGAAAGAAATCGGCTCAAAACGGACTTAAAACCACCGGAGAAGGACTCGACTGGGGTGTGTTGTTCGGCTTTGGACCTGGACTTACCATTGAAACCGTTGTTCTTCATAGTGTGGCTATATGA
- the LOC123906010 gene encoding chalcone synthase 2-like, with translation MVSVSEIRKAQRAEGPATILAIGTANPPNKVDQSTYPDFYFKITNSEHKAELKEKFQRMCDKSMIKSRYMYLTEEILKENPSLCEYMAPSLDARQDMVVVEVPRLGKEAAVKAIKEWGQPKSKITHLIFCTTSGVDMPGADYQLTKLLGLRPYVKRYMMYQQGCFAGGTVLRLAKDLAENNKGARVLVVCSEVTAVTFRGPSDTHLDSLVGQALFGDGAAALIVGSDPVPEIEKPIFEMVWTAQTIAPDSEGAIDGHLREAGLTFHLLKDVPGIVSKNIDKALVEAFKPLGISDYNSIFWIAHPGGPAILDQVEQKLALKPEKMRATREVLSEYGNMSSACVLFILDEMRKKSAQNGLKTTGEGLEWGVLFGFGPGLTIETVVLHSVAI, from the exons ATGGTTAGTGTTTCTGAAATCCGTAAGGCTCAAAGGGCAGAAGGCCCTGCAACCATTTTGGCCATTGGCACTGCTAATCCACCTAACAAGGTTGATCAGAGTACATATCCTGATTTTTACTTCAAAATCACTAACAGTGAGCATAAGGCTGAGCTCAAAGAGAAATTCCAGCGCATGT GTGATAAATCTATGATCAAGAGCAGATACATGTATCTAACAGAAgagattttgaaagaaaatcctaGTCTTTGCGAGTACATGGCACCTTCATTGGATGCTAGGCAAGACATGGTGGTGGTAGAGGTACCTAGACTTGGAAAAGAGGCTGCAGTGAAGGCAATTAAAGAATGGGGTCAACCAAAGTCAAAGATTACTCACTTAATCTTTTGCACCACAAGTGGTGTTGATATGCCTGGAGCCGATTACCAACTCACAAAACTCTTAGGCCTTCGCCCATATGTCAAAAGGTATATGATGTACCAACAAGGTTGTTTTGCAGGAGGCACGGTGCTTCGTTTGGCTAAAGATTTAGCCGAGAACAACAAAGGTGCTCGTGTTTTAGTTGTTTGCTCTGAAGTCACCGCAGTCACATTTCGCGGCCCCAGTGATACTCACTTGGACAGTCTTGTTGGACAAGCATTGTTCGGAGATGGAGCTGCTGCTCTCATTGTTGGTTCGGACCCAGTACCAGAAATTGAGAAACCAATATTTGAGATGGTTTGGACTGCACAAACAATTGCTCCAGACAGTGAAGGTGCCATTGACGGTCACCTTCGTGAAGCTGGACTAACATTTCACCTTCTAAAGGATGTTCCCGGGATTGTCTCAAAGAACATTGATAAAGCATTGGTTGAGGCATTCAAACCATTGGGAATTTCTGATTACAACTCAATCTTTTGGATTGCACACCCGGGTGGTCCTGCAATTCTAGATCAAGTAGAACAAAAGCTAGCCTTGAAGCCTGAAAAGATGAGAGCCACTAGGGAAGTTCTAAGTGAATATGGTAACATGTCAAGTGCATGTGTATTGTTCATCTTAGATGAAATGCGGAAGAAATCAGCTCAAAATGGACTCAAGACAACTGGAGAAGGACTTGAATGGGGTGTATTATTTGGTTTTGGACCTGGACTTACCATTGAAACTGTTGTTCTTCATAGTGTGGCTATATGA